A stretch of Ipomoea triloba cultivar NCNSP0323 chromosome 11, ASM357664v1 DNA encodes these proteins:
- the LOC115996286 gene encoding kunitz trypsin inhibitor 5-like: protein MGTPYLFLSLFLFSALLSNNAAQTPPAVLDTDGNTVQGGVKYVIVPVQPSQGGGLDLASTGNQTCPKSVVQDAPKVTGNSVTFFPVNPKDVVRNGTDLNVQFSGSNAGCPESTLWQIAHDPENTDVTQYVLSGGDKGNPSFSTARSWFMILKTKNGYKFKFCPVSLCDCNPVCQDIAITVENGQRRLVVDLRLTPLEVNFKKA, encoded by the coding sequence ATGGGTACACCATATTTAttcctctctctcttcctcttctCGGCCTTACTTTCCAACAACGCAGCACAGACGCCCCCGGCAGTGCTCGACACCGACGGAAACACCGTCCAAGGCGGCGTCAAGTACGTCATCGTCCCAGTACAGCCAAGCCAAGGCGGAGGGCTCGACCTCGCCTCCACCGGCAACCAGACCTGCCCGAAGAGCGTGGTCCAAGACGCCCCGAAAGTGACGGGCAACTCGGTAACGTTCTTCCCCGTGAACCCCAAAGACGTGGTTCGCAACGGCACGGATCTCAACGTCCAGTTCTCCGGCTCAAACGCGGGATGCCCCGAGTCTACTCTCTGGCAAATCGCACACGACCCGGAAAACACTGACGTCACCCAGTACGTGTTGAGCGGTGGAGATAAGGGAAACCCCAGTTTCTCCACGGCGAGAAGCTGGTTCATGATTCTGAAGACCAAAAATGGGTACAAGTTCAAGTTTTGTCCGGTGTCGTTGTGTGACTGCAATCCTGTTTGCCAAGATATTGCCATTACGGTGGAGAACGGACAGAGGCGTTTGGTAGTAGACTTACGCCTTACACCTTTGGAGGTCAACTTTAAGAAGGCTTAA